From Corynebacterium aquatimens:
CGCCCCACGCTCTTTGTTCGCCTGTTCTTGGGTCTCCTTGAGGACGTTGTCCTCATCGACCCTGAATTCCTGCGATGAACGTGTCCGTGCGTCCCGCAGCGGGGAAAGCGCCACAGCTCACGGATGTAGCACAGCATTCGCCACCCTGCCGCGCCGGCGGCGGTGCCAGCGGTGCTGGCCGCTGGGTTGCCACCAGTGTTTGTGGCGGGGGTGGCGCCCGAAGTGTCACCGTAGGATTCAAAGTTCGTGAACCCGAGACGCTCATACAACCGAAGCGCGTCCACGTCCGGTTCGTCGACATTAATGTGGCATTCGGGGGCGCGGTGGTGGCGAAGGTCGTCGATAAGCATGTGCATGAGCGCGGTGCCCTCCCCGCGGGCGCCCGGGGCACGCGGTCTGCCGGTGTAAGCCGGTCTTGAATAGTTCATCAGATACTGTATAGTTCAGCACATGCTGACTATTGCTTCGCGCCTCGACGTCATGAACCGGCTCGGCCGGGCCATGGCCGATCCGACGCGCTCCCGAATCCTGATGACCCTGCTAGACGGTCCGAGCTACCCGGCCGTGCTCTCGGACAGCTTGGATCTGACGCGCTCGAACGTCTCGAACCACCTGACCTGCCTGCGCGACTGCGGCATTGTCGTCGCTGAGCCGGAGGGCCGCAAGACCCGCTACGAAATCGCCGATCCGCACCTCGCGGCAGCGCTCGACGCGCTGGTGGACGCGACGTTGGCTGTCGACGAAAACGCCCCGTGCATCGACCCTGAGTGCTCGGTGCCTGGCTGCGGCGAGAAAGGAGCGGACGCATGAGTTCAGCATGTGGATGCGAGCACGAACCCGCCACGGAGATCGAAGAGCTCGATCGGCCATGGTGGAAGGACCCTGAGCTACTGCTCCCGATCTTCTCCGGCGTAGCCCTCGGCATAGGCCTGGCACTGGACTGGTCCGGGCTGGAGACACCCGCGACGGTACTGTTCTGGGTCGGCCTGTTGTTGGGTGCGTACACTTTCGCGCCTGGAGCGATCCGGAACCTTGTCACGAAGGGCAAGCTCGGCATTAGTTTGCTGATGACGATCAGCGCGGTCGGCGCGGTGATCCTCGGCTTCGTCGGAGAGGCCGCGGCGCTCGCGTTCCTGTACTCGATCGCCGAGGCGCTGGAGGACAAGGCGATGGACCGGGCCCAAGGCGGACTGCGAGCACTGTTGAAGTTGGTACCGCAGACCGCGACGGTGCTGCGCGACGGCACGGCGGTCGAGGTCGCTGCGAAGGACCTCGTGGTTGGCGAGCTGATGCTCGTGCGCCCCGGGGAGCGGATCGCCACGGACGGCATCATTCGGTCTGGGCGCTCCAGCCTGGACACCTCAGCGATCACCGGAGAATCCATTCCAGAAGAGGTTGCGCCCGGTGACGAGGTGTCCGCGGGAGCGATCAACTCCGCCGGTGTGCTGGAGGTCGAGACGACCGCAGCTGGAACGGACAACTCTCTGACCACAATCGTGGACCTGGTCGAGCAGGCGCAGGCGGAAAAGGGCGACCGGGCCCGGATCGCCGACCGGATTGCCCGACCCCTCGTGCCCGGGGTAATGGTCCTGGCGGTGCTGGTCGGCGTGATCGGTTCATTGCTGGGCGACCCCGAGACGTGGATCACCCGTGCGCTGGTGGTCCTGGTCGCAGCGTCGCCGTGCGCGCTGGCAATCTCCGTGCCGCTGACGGTCGTGGCCGCGATCGGCGCGGCCAGCCGGTTCGGAGTGGTCATTAAGTCCGGCGCGGCATTCGAGCGGCTCGGCGGCATCCGTCACCTGGCGGTGGATAAGACCGGAACCCTCACCCGCAACCAGCCCGAGGTTACCGGCGTGATCCCGGCAGATGGATTCGATTCCGCGCAGGTGCTTGCATTCGCGGCGGCAGTTGAGCAGCAATCGACGCACCCCCTCGCCGCGGCGATCGCAGCAGCGGCGCCCGAAGCACCCGCCGCCCTGAACATCAGCGAGGAAGCCGGGCACGGCATCGGCGGCACCGTCGAAGGCCAACGGGTGCTGGTGGGCAGCCCCCGGTGGATCGACGCCGGGCCACTGAAGGCAGACGTTGAGCGCATGGAGTCCGAGGGGCAGACCTGCGTCCTGGTCACCGTCGATGGCGCCCTCGCCGGAGCGATCGGGGTCCGCGATGAGCTGCGGCCCGAGGTACCCGAAGCCGTGCAGACCCTGCACGCCAACGGCGTGGAAGTGAGTATGCTCACCGGCGACAACATTCGCACCGCCCGGGCGCTGGCTGACATCGCCGGAATCGACGACGTGCGCGCCCAGCTGCGCCCGGAGGACAAGGCAAGCATCGTCGCCGAACTCTCCTCCACAACGCCGACGGCGATGATCGGCGACGGCATCAACGACGCGCCGGCACTGGCGGGTGCGACGGTGGGCATAGCGATGGGAGCGACCGGCTCTGACGCCGCTATCGAGTCCGCTGATGTCGCCTTCACCGGCCATGACCTCCGACTAATTCCGCAGGCACTGCAGCACGCCCGCCGAGGCAGCAGGATCATCAACCAGAACATCGTGCTGTCTCTGGCCATCATCATCGTGTTGATGCCACTGGCGATCAGCGGCGTGCTGGGCTTAGCCGCCGTCGTATTGGTTCACGAGGTCGCCGAAGTCATCGTGATCTTGAACGGCCTGCGGGCCGCGCGGACGAATCGCTGAGTCGAGTTACGCGGACCGAGCACTCCGGGTCTCCAACGCGGATCTTGGCGCCATCTCAAAACTCTGGCTGCCGAGCTTCATCGACACGGCCCGCGACTACCTGGGCAGTGTGTTTGGCAAAGGGCCCCACGCCCATCAGCGTTGCCGAGCCGTCGCCGGTCCAGTTGCCATAACCGACTAGATGCAGATTCTTCACCGCGGGTTCGCGGCCGCGCATGAGGTGGCGGAATGGGCCGAGGGCCGGACGGAAACCAGTGCACCAGATCAGGTGGTCGTGGTCGAGCTCGCTCAAGCTATCAAAGATGGGGGTAGCGGTGAGCTGACCGGAATCGCGCAGCTCACGGAGATGAGGAAGCGCGACAATGTCCCCGAGGTTCGGGCCGGAATCGCCGCCGAGAATCCGGCGGCGGCTGCGGAGGAAGAGATCGCGGCCGTCGATGTCGTCGGGCATCCAGCGCGGACGCTCAAGTGTGAACCATGTGACCTCCGACGTTCCGATGAGGTCCGCGGCGATCTGGGCGCCCGAGTTCGCCCCACCGACCACAGCGACCTTCGCGCCGCGGAATGGTTCTGGACCCGGGTAGGTCGACGAGTGCCACTGGTGTCCGCGGAAGGTGCCGGGATAGTGGGGCACGAAGGGCGCGGACCACGTGCCTGTGGCCGCGATAACGTGTTCCGCCGTGAATTGACCGGCGGTCGAATCTAGGAAGAACATCCCTCCGTCATGGGACACACTGCGAACGTTCACTGGGCGCCTCACCGGGAGGTCGTACCGTCGTTCGTAGCTTTCCAGATAGTCGATGACATGGCGTGCCGGCGGGTACCCCGGGTAGTGCGGCATAGGCCAACCGGGCAGGTTGGAAAACTCCGCGGCGGAGAAAAGCGTCAGTGAAGGCCACGCATGCAACCACGCTCCGCCGGGTTCTTCTTGGTTGTCCAGGACCAGAAAGTCCACTTGGAAGCGCCGCAGGTAATAGGCCGTGGCCAAACCGGACTGGCCACCGCCGACGACGATGGCAGTGTGGTTCATGCCCGCGAGTGTAGCGGGGTACGGTGGCACCCATGCGCATCTTCACCGTCGGCCACTCCAACCTCGAATTCGACGAGTTCGTGCGAATGCTTCAGGCGGCCGGGGTCGCGGCGGTCGTCGACGTGCGCAAGCTGACCGGCTCGCGGAAGTACCCGTGGTTCAACGACGACTTCCTCACCCAGCACCTTCCCGAGCACGGCATCGACTACATGAAAAACGAAGGCCTGGCGGGGCGGCGCAACGTATCCAAGACGATCCCGTTCGAGGTCAACGCCAACTGGCAAAACCGCAGCTTCCACAACTACGCCGACCACGCCCTGGGTGAAGAGTTCGCCACGGCATTGGAGAAACTGCGCCAGCAGGCCGCTCACACGCCGACGGCCATCATGTGTTCCGAGGCAGTGTGGTGGCGCTGTCACCGCCGCATCATCGCCGATCACCTTCTCGCCCACGGGGACGAGGTGGAGCACGTGATGGGGTTGGGGGCCGAAGGTGCGTCGATACGCAAAGCAACGCTTAACGACGGCGCCGTGGTCGGCGATGACCTCCTCGTACGCTACCCCGCGCGGGACTAGCACCTACACCAGCGGCCAGGGGTACGGAAACTCGGACTGGGGCTCCGGCAGCCACGGCAGGCGCACGATGCGCGAGGCGCGCGATTTGAGCGCCTCCACCTCTTCCGGCGCCAACAACGCCGCCACCTCCTCCGGCGCCTCCGCCGTGAGCGGCTCGACCGCATCCACCAACTCGGATGGGATCGTCTGGTGCGCGAAGTCCCAGATCACGGTGCGCAACTTCGGGTCTTGGTGGAAGCACAGTCCCTGGTCGATGCCCCACACGTGGTCAACGCGGTTCGCGTTAGGCGCACGCGCGAGCAAAACGTGGCCCGATTTACGGTCCGTGTTATTCACCAATAGGTCGAAAACGGCCATGCGCAGCAACTGGGGATGCAGGTCGGGGCGGGTCTCGTACAGCGGGAAGTAGTGAGAACCGTCGTTGTCCACGTAGTACTGCAACGACCCGACACCGAGCGGGTCGACCTCGCGCACCACCGTGGGCGGCACTATGTCCCAGCCCAGCCACTCGCTGAGCAGGTACGCGGCCCGCTCGCGCCGCCACAGCCCCGCCGGGAAATCGTGGAGGTAGCGCTCCCCCGCCTCGGGCTTGAAGATGCCCCAGCAGTAGTCCTCGTGGCCGTCGTCGCGAGCAAGCGTGAGGTCCACAAGCACCGTGAGGTTCGAGGACTCCGCGACCTGGCCCACGAAACCGACCTCGCCGTGTTGAAGCAGTTCAAGCAGCTCATTCGCGGTCACAGCTCAAGCTCCGACACCGAGCACGGTTCCGCCGGGATCTGCTGGAACGCGCCCCAACCCCGGCCCGTGAAATGCGCCAACGCCGCCTTGATCGGGTCGGCGTGGGTGAAGCAGGCCACCGCCTCGCCTGGGTGCCGCGCCGCGATCGTGCGCACGCAACGTACGACGCGGTGTTGCATCTCCACGAACGACTCACCGCCAGGGAAGCGGAACTCCCCGGGCCGCTTCTGCACCACCTGCCACTCGGGCAACCTGGCAAGGTCGGCCAGGGATTCACCGGTCCATGTGCCGAAATCGGCTTCTAAGAGGCCGTCGTCAAGCATGAGCTCTTTGTGGAACCGTGCGCAGGTGGGTAAAGCGGTCTCGCGAGCGCGCTCGAGCGGTGAGGAATACACCGCGTCGACGCTGGCGAGTTGCTTGGCCACAGCCGCGGCTTGCATGCGCCCCCTCTCCGAAAGGTGCAACCCCGGCGTGCGTCCGGGAAGGATTGTGCCGGTCGTCGGGGTCTCGCCGTGGCGAATGAGGTAGATGGTGGCCATGAAGTGATGGTAAGCCATCTTGGATACCTACCCAGGAAACCCGCGTACCCTGGCCGGCATGACTGAAGCGCCCAACTCCCGGCCATCCATCACCACCCTCGGCGAGCTCAAGGCCGCTGGCTACACCTACAAGACCGTGCGCGAAGAGATGCGTGACAACCTCGTCGCCACACTGCGCGCCGGCGAAAACCCGTGGCCCGGCCTCCACGGCCTCGAGCACACCGTGTTGCCGCAGGTCGAACGCGCCATCATCGCTGGCCACGACATCGTGTTGCTCGGCGAGCGCGGCCAGGGCAAGACCCGTCTGCTTCGCACGCTGCCTTTGCTTCTCGACGCTTTTGTGCCCGCCATCGAAGGATCCGAACTGCGCGAACACCCCCTGAACCCGCTGACGGACGCCGCGAAGCGCCGCGTCGAGGAGGAAGGAGACGCGCTGCCCATCACCTGGATCCCGCGCGAGGCCCGCTACTCCGAGAAGCTGGCCACCCCGGACACCTCCGTGGCGGATCTGATCGGCGACGTGGATCCGATGCGCGTGGCCGAGGGCCGCCGCCTGGGCGACCCGGAGACCATCCACTACGGCCTTATCCCGCGCTCCAACCGCGGCATCGTGGCCATCAACGAGCTGCCAGACCTGGCGGAGCGCATCCAGGTGGCCATGCTCAACGTGATGGAGGAAGCCGACATCCAAATCCGCGGCTACATGCTGCGCCTGCCGCTGGACGTGCTGGTGGTGGCCTCGGCGAACCCGGAGGACTACACGAACCGCGGGCGCATCATCACCCCGCTCAAGGACCGCTTCGGCGCTGAGATCCGCACCCACTACCCCATCGAGTTGGACGACGAGATCCGCGTCATCGAGCAGGAATCACGCCTCACGGCCACTGTTCCGCAACCTATCATGGAGGCCCTCGCCCGGTTCACCCGCGCGCTGCGCGAATCCGACGCGGTGAACCAGCGCGCCGGCGTCTCGGCCCGCTTCGCCATCGCCGGCGCCGAGACAGTCGCAGCCTCCGCCGCCCGCCGCGCCGCCATTACCGGGGAGGACCCGGTCGCGCGCCTAGTGGACCTGGAGGCCGCCGTCGACGTGCTCGGCGGCAAGGTGGAGTTCGAGCACGGCGAGGAAGGCCGCGAGTGGGACATCCTCGAGTACCTGTTGCGCAACTCCGTGGCTCAGACTCTGCGCCCCCGGATCAAGGGACTTGACTTCGCCCCGCTGATCGAGGCGCTCGACGGCTCCACCTTCATCACCACTGGCGAAAACATTACGGCGGCAGAGTTCCTCAACGGCCTGCCCCAGCTCGACGGCACGCTTTACGGAGATATTGCTTCGACCTTCAACGCCGAGAGCGAGGGCGAGCGCGCTAGTGCCATCGAGCTCGCGGTGGAGGCGCTCTACCTCACCCAAAAGATTTCGAAGGACTCCGGCGAAGGTGAGACCATCTATGGCTAAACAGCGCAGGTACCGCAGGTACACCCCGGGCCCGGATCCGCTCGCCCCACCGCCCGACCTGGCCAAGGCGGTGCGCGCCATTGCCGACGAGGTCATGGCCGGCTACTCCGCCGAGTCCGCGCTTCGCGAGTATCTGCGCCGTGAGGGTTACGACGACTTCCTGCGCCAGATCGCGCAGCGCCGCCAAGAACTGTTGCAGAAGACCAATCTCGGGGGCACGCTCCAGGAAGCACAGAAGCTTCTCGACGAAGCGGTGCTCGCCGAACGCGGCCAACTCGCCCGCGACGTGGACATGGACGATCTGGACCGCACAATGCGGGAGATGACGCTGGACAACCTGCCCGTCTCCCCGGCGGCGGCGGTGACCGAACTGAACGGCTACGACTGGGCTTCCTCCGACGCGCGCGAGAAGTACCAGCAGATCAAAGACCTCATCGGCCGCGAACTCTTAGACCAGCGCTTCGCTGGCATGAAAGAGGCGCTGGAAGGTGCCACCGATGAAGATCGCGCAGCCGTCGCCGAGATGCTTCGCGATCTCAACGTGCTGTTGGGCAAACATCGCGCCGGCATGGCCACGGAGCAGGACTTTCAGGATTTCATGGCCAAGCACGGGGATCAGTTTCCGGAGAACCCCCGCAACATCGAGGAATTGGTGGAGCTGCTCGCGCAGCGATCGGCGGCAGCCCAGCGATTGCTCAACTCCATGACACCCGAACAGCGCGCCGAGCTCATGCAGCTCGCGTCCGAAGCCTTCGGCTCGGAGGAGCTGATGAACCTCGTTGGCGAGCTGGACGCGAACCTGCGCGGCATCCGCCCCGACCTGGACTGGACCGGGTCCGAACCGTTCGACGGTGATGGGACATCGGGCGGCATGGGCCTCGGCGAAGCCACCCGCGCGACGCGCGACCTCGGGCGCCTCGACGAGCTCGCTGCCATCCTCGGAGGCGAACGCCCCGGAGACATTGACTTAGACGACGTCGCCGACCTCTTAGGCGCTGACGCCGCCACCAGGGCTAAGCATCTGCGCGATGTGGAAAAAGCGTTGCGCGACTCCGGATTGCTGAACAAGGGCGAGTCCGGCTCGCTACAGCTGTCCCCGAAAGCGCTGCGCATGCTGGGCAAGGAGCTGTTGAAGGACGCGACCTCCCAGTTATCCCGCGGCCAACGCGATTCCCGCCTCGCCGGTCAGCTGGGCGAACCCACCGGCGGCACCCGCCCCTGGGAGTTCGGCGACACTCAGGCTTGGGACACCACCCGGACCATCACGAACGCTCTCCAGCGCAGCGCCGCCAGTGGCGAGCCCTTCGCAATCACCGTGAACGACATCGAAGTGGTCGAAACCGAGGCGCGCACGAAAAACGCCGTCGCACTGCTTGTGGACACCTCCTTCTCCATGGCGATGGAAGGCCGCTGGACGCCGATGAAGCAGACCGCGCTGGCGCTGAACCACCTCATCACCACGCAGTTCCGCAGCGACGAGCTCGCGCTAATCGGTTTCGGCCTCTACGCGCAGACGCTGACGATCGAAGAACTCACCGCCCTGCCGCCGATGCCGGAAAAGGGCACCAACCTGCAGCACGCGCTGCTTCTCGCCAACGAGTTCTTCACCCGCCACGCCGACTACGACCCGACGCTTCTCATCGTCACCGACGGCGAACCGACCTCTATCCTGACCGAATGGGGTGAGCCCTACTTCAACTGGCCGACCGACCGCATCACACTCGCGCGCACGGTCGACGCGCTTGACACGGTGACCAAACGCGGGACGAAGATCACCTTCTTCCGCCTCGGGGATGATCCAGGGCTTGTTTCGCTTATCGACGCCCTCGCCAACCGCTCCGGCGCCAACGTCGTCGCACCCGACCTCAACGAGCTCGGAGGCGCTGTGGTGGGAGAGTTCCTCCGCTGGTAACGACGTTAAACGCTAAACGTTGAACTTGAATCCCGCTGGCAGATTCGTTGGCCAGCGGGTTTTCTTTCTGCGCTGATCAGGGTGCCGTTCGTCGTGTCCATATGCCTCGTGTATAGCTCCCAAGCATGCGCTATTAGGTCTCCTGGGGGATTTTTCACGCGGGGATATGGGCCTCAAGGCCTCTCCAAAACATGTGACGTGCTTCATAATTGGTTAAAGCCAAACCAACTTGCGTTACTTAACACGCTAGGTATTCAATCGCCACCATCCACGCTCGAGCCTCATAGAAAGCCGACCATGAAACGCATCCTCGCGATCCTCCTCACCCTCCCTCTCGCGCTCACCGCATGCAGCCAAACTGATGAGCCCGAGCCAGCCCCCACAACAATCGCCGCCCCAACCACAACAGAAACTCCTAAAGGAGAAATCGGAAAGCCGTTCGCATTCACCGAACAGATCGACCCCACAGCGCCGGCATCATCCGGCACCATGATGATCGATGAGCTATACGTCGGCCCGGCAGCAGCCTGCAAAGGGGCAATCACCGAATACGGCCAAAGGCAGACCGCCGACTACCTGCACATCGTGACCACTGTCGACCTGGAAAGCCACAGCACCGACATGTCATTCGTTCTGAGCGGGCCGAAATTCCTCCAAGGAAAACGAGTACTGGCAGACGGAGAAGCTGACCACTCGTACCTCTTGTGCGACATCGAGGACGGGATCTTCGACTACCACGAAGGCATGAAGGCGAACGAAGAACGAGTCTTCTACGGAGCCTTCGAAATCCCCGAAGGAGCCGACAAAATAGAGCTGCATGGGCGAACGTTCAATATGAGCGACGTCGAAAAAAGGGACAGCACGCCACCAAGCACAAACCCAGCCCCTGGGCAGCGGGCAGAAGCTCCTGAAGCCCCCCACGTCGTAGAGTGCCTCGAAGGGACACCAGGACCAGCCCTAATGTCGGACGGATCAATCCAAAACTCCGATTACTGCTTCCAACAGCTCGGCGGAGAAGCGTACCTCGAAGAAGAAGGCAGACAGTGCGTCGGACCAGCATCAGAATGCGGGTACGGCTACGACGAAAATGGCAACCCGAATCCGACATCCGGAGAGATCCAGACCTACCACGGATGCGAAGACGGGTACATCACTGATCCAGAACTTTGCGCCGCTGTCCGGAAGAAGATCGAGGGATAGGTGGTCCAGAGCAAACCTGCTAAAGGGAAAGACAAGAACTGCCACGTGACCTTCGTCGCACACTGGCGCGACCCAAGAGGCAAATCTTCCTCAAAGTCATTCCCTTCCACGAAGTATGACCAGCCTCAGAAAATGGCTGTCGCCTACGAGCGCGAGATCTAGGGCGACCTCGACACCGGCTCTTACATCTCCCCGCAGACAGGAAGATGACCGTTTAGGTCGTGCTGCAGCGGCGTTAGCGCAGGTGCTTTGCGACGAATTTGCCGCCCGCCAGTACTACAGTTTCTGGATATGGAGACTTCAAGCAAGGACCTGGCTTTCCTGGCAGATGGAGAGGGTCTGCTGATCCTTAGCGAGGAAGACCGCTTTCCCGCTACTTCTGCACCCGCGTTTTCGCCTGCGTCACCGCAAGTGCTTTTCCGCGCAAACAATGTGCTGAGCACGATTTCAAACCGGCAGTTCAAATCCGGCAAATATTACAAAGCTACGGACGAAACTGCGAAGCTGCTCCAGCATCGCACGTCGTCTGGACCGGTTCCTGGAGTCCTACGCCGAAGCGATCTTGGGCTCGCTGACAATCCAAGTCGATTCTTCAAACACACCTCGTTTCAAGAGGTCAAGTTTTCGCCCGCCATGACTTCGACCGCCGCGGGCATCGCAGCTCAGGCTGCAATTGAGGCAGCAATTGCTGAAATCAAGGAGTATCTAGAGGTCATCGATGAGAAGCTCGATACTCTCCTCCGGCAGCGTAAGGTTGACGCACTAGCGCAGCTTGGGGGTATCCAGTACACGATTGAAGAAGCGGACGAACTTTACCGGCGCAGCAGTAGCGTCTCCTCAACTACTTGGTCGAAGATCGACCACCTCGGATCAGCGCTCAACGGCATCGAGTCTTACGCCATCGAACAACTCGATGACGCCGTTGATCAGCTCCGGAAGCAGAAGAACAACTCCAAGAAACTTGAAACCCTTCTAGCTGGGTTGAAAGGTGATCTGACGCTTTGGCTGGGTGTCGCTGCCCGGAGCATCTACCTCCATGATCGGATGTATGTCCTTGAGATCGCCCACGTGAATGAGTTTGAGCCCCGCCAGCTGGATTCTCACCGAGAGGGAATCCACGACGCGCGCAAGGATCGATTGGAATCGACCACCCGACGTCTGCTCGAGATGGATACAGCCGTCCGTGAGACAGCCAAGTTGAGCAATCAGGTCTGGGTCACAAACCCGATTCGTGCTCGCCACATCACCGCGCAAGCGAACGAAATTCACGACATTATTAGTGCGTTTGCGCAGCATTTGCGAATGAGCGTAGAAGACGCAGAGCGTCTTCACGTCCAAGGATGGCGTCAATCTGTGGTATCGCTAGCGGGCGACACCGTCGATGCTGCGAACCGCGCCCGCCAATCGGCGGTGGATCAAGCGCAAAAAGCCACTGAGAAAATTCGCGACATGAACGACGACCGGCTACTTGCGAAGGCCGCTGAAATCGAAGCCCGACGGGAGAAGGAAGAGCGAAAAGCACTCGACTCAACCGACGACGAGAATTATTCTGAGACAGATTCCCGTCCGTCGCGACGCGGTCTTCGTTTCCGCCGAGACAAGAACGACTCGTAGGGCACCTAAACTGGGCTACATGAATGACCTGACCATCGCGCCCGGCCCGGGTATCCCCGGCGGCCTCGTCGTCGCCGCCGCGGACCTGTCGGAGCGGTTTGCGAGGGCGTCGGGGCCGGGCGGCCAGGGCGTCAACACCACCGACAGCAAGGTGCAGCTCTCCATCGACATCGCGGCGTGCGCATCGCTTTCCGACGCCCAACGCCGCCGCGCCCTCCACAACCTCGAACACCGCCTGGATGGCACTGTGCTCACCGTCAGCGCGTCGACGCAGCGCTCGCAGGTCCGCAACCGAGCTGAGGCTCGTCAACGCATGGCCACCCTATTGCGTGAGGCGCTCGCCCCGCCTCCTCCCCCGCGGCATAAGACGAAGCCGACGCGCGGCTCGGTGCGGCGCCGTCTCGAAGCGAAGAAACGGCGCTCGGAGCTGAAGTCGACGAGGCGCCGGCCCCGGCTGCCGTAACACCGCTCCTGCAGGCTCATTCGAAAGAACCTCAACAGCCGAAAAGCCGTGTCCCCAGCTCAGATGCCTGAGGGGAAAACGAGTGGCGGCTCAGGGCATCCCACGAATCCTCGAAGAAGACGAAGCGAGACGTGGTGCCCGGGATGCATAATGTTGCCATGAAAAACCCTTTCGCGGCCGCCGTGGACGCTGCCGGCGACAGCTACCTGCCTGTCTACGGCAGCACAGTCACCCCGGACGACTTCACCTTCGCAGGCGGCATGTGGCATGTCGACGCTCTCGGTCCGGACGGAAGGCAGAGGCATTATGAGCTTGATGTGATCGACAAGAATTTCGTCGACGGCAGCGGCGACCTGGAAGTGCTGCGAGCGTTCATCAATGGCACCCGCGTGATGTTCAAAGACATCCACTCCCTGCGCGAACGGCCGGCGTCCCCGCTGGACTGGTACGACGCCATCACGTACTACGACGCGAAAGGCCTCGAGCTGCTGCGCCAAGATCCGCGCTGGGCGGGCGAGAGCGTCGAAACCATGATGGAGCGCGTCAAGCACAATGTGGTCAGTATCCACCAGGAGGTCCTGCGGCTGGGCCACTTCGCCACTGCCGCGGACCTCGCCGCCGCGCTGCGCGAGATCCTCTCCGCCACCCCACTTAAAGTCGAGGTCCGTCCGGTCGTGTCCTGGCCCGCCGACGCCGAAACCGCACCGGCTGACGGGCAGGGAGACTTCGCCCAGATCATCGCGACCGGTGAGGGGGACAAGTTCACACTCCTGCGCAACAGCACGGACAACAACCCGCTGCTGTGGTTCGAATCCATGTCGGAGCTCCGGCTCACCCAGCATGCCTTCGCCAGCTTCGACGGAACTCATGTGCTCCACGCCCAGGCGGCCGTCGCCCAGCGCCTCTCCGAGCTGCCCGATCACGTTGTCTTCGGCGACGAATCCCGAACCGACGACCAGTGGTGGGCGCTGTGCTTCCCGCAGCTCGACGTGCTGATCATGATCCCGAAAGACACCTCCGCACTCACCGTCACCATCGACGGCGACGGCCAGCAGATCACGGTGATGAGCGAGTTCGTCGGGCACTTTGCCCGGCGGCGGCGGCTCGAGGACGCGCACGAACGCCGCTGGGCTTGGCTTGCCGACGACACACGCACCCACTCCGAAGAAGACATCCGTAACGCCATCGCCGACGCACTGAACAAGATCGGAGCCCAGCAATGATGCCGGAGACTCAGACCGCCCCGACCCGCACCCGTCTCGTGGCGGGCGTGATCGAAGAAGCAGACGACGACCAGATCATCATCGACGACGGCGGCGTCCCCGAAGAGGAAGATGGCTGGGGCCACAAAGGCTGCGATTGGGACGAATCGCCGTGCGGCGAGATGAAAGAGTACTTCATCTCCTACCGTTGCACAGTGCCAGATCACGCCGACCACGCCACCCACACGGAGCAGTTCTGCCCGCGCCATTACGCGCTGACGCTGCACTACATCCTCGAGGTCCGCGTCCCGC
This genomic window contains:
- a CDS encoding magnesium chelatase — encoded protein: MTEAPNSRPSITTLGELKAAGYTYKTVREEMRDNLVATLRAGENPWPGLHGLEHTVLPQVERAIIAGHDIVLLGERGQGKTRLLRTLPLLLDAFVPAIEGSELREHPLNPLTDAAKRRVEEEGDALPITWIPREARYSEKLATPDTSVADLIGDVDPMRVAEGRRLGDPETIHYGLIPRSNRGIVAINELPDLAERIQVAMLNVMEEADIQIRGYMLRLPLDVLVVASANPEDYTNRGRIITPLKDRFGAEIRTHYPIELDDEIRVIEQESRLTATVPQPIMEALARFTRALRESDAVNQRAGVSARFAIAGAETVAASAARRAAITGEDPVARLVDLEAAVDVLGGKVEFEHGEEGREWDILEYLLRNSVAQTLRPRIKGLDFAPLIEALDGSTFITTGENITAAEFLNGLPQLDGTLYGDIASTFNAESEGERASAIELAVEALYLTQKISKDSGEGETIYG
- a CDS encoding vWA domain-containing protein → MAKQRRYRRYTPGPDPLAPPPDLAKAVRAIADEVMAGYSAESALREYLRREGYDDFLRQIAQRRQELLQKTNLGGTLQEAQKLLDEAVLAERGQLARDVDMDDLDRTMREMTLDNLPVSPAAAVTELNGYDWASSDAREKYQQIKDLIGRELLDQRFAGMKEALEGATDEDRAAVAEMLRDLNVLLGKHRAGMATEQDFQDFMAKHGDQFPENPRNIEELVELLAQRSAAAQRLLNSMTPEQRAELMQLASEAFGSEELMNLVGELDANLRGIRPDLDWTGSEPFDGDGTSGGMGLGEATRATRDLGRLDELAAILGGERPGDIDLDDVADLLGADAATRAKHLRDVEKALRDSGLLNKGESGSLQLSPKALRMLGKELLKDATSQLSRGQRDSRLAGQLGEPTGGTRPWEFGDTQAWDTTRTITNALQRSAASGEPFAITVNDIEVVETEARTKNAVALLVDTSFSMAMEGRWTPMKQTALALNHLITTQFRSDELALIGFGLYAQTLTIEELTALPPMPEKGTNLQHALLLANEFFTRHADYDPTLLIVTDGEPTSILTEWGEPYFNWPTDRITLARTVDALDTVTKRGTKITFFRLGDDPGLVSLIDALANRSGANVVAPDLNELGGAVVGEFLRW
- the arfB gene encoding alternative ribosome rescue aminoacyl-tRNA hydrolase ArfB produces the protein MNDLTIAPGPGIPGGLVVAAADLSERFARASGPGGQGVNTTDSKVQLSIDIAACASLSDAQRRRALHNLEHRLDGTVLTVSASTQRSQVRNRAEARQRMATLLREALAPPPPPRHKTKPTRGSVRRRLEAKKRRSELKSTRRRPRLP